From a region of the Eretmochelys imbricata isolate rEreImb1 chromosome 6, rEreImb1.hap1, whole genome shotgun sequence genome:
- the LOC144267061 gene encoding integrin alpha-D-like isoform X4: MWSLKDSIKYINLSTEEAGASVPETHQYEVKNLRQRSVPLSVTFQFPVELSGVRVWDASEVVPSKPQLAQCVSEAGTPGSKDFVKRMSKRPLLDFSVATCKKIRCRITSLEMHQLLEFMIKGNISFQWVSQTQQQKVSLVSEARIEYEEQKYTQKEGFVQRQFGFFQRQYKQMMEDAVEGEGAGPTRSATAGNPPASDAPKQ, translated from the exons ATGTGGAG CCTCAAGGACTCAATCAAGTACATCAACTTGTCCACCGAGGAGGCAGGGGCAAGTGTGCCAGAGACACATCAGTATGAG GTCAAGAACCTGCGGCAGCGAAGTGTCCCCCTCTCGGTCACGTTCCAGTTCCCCGTGGAGCTGAGCGGGGTCCGGGTGTGGGACGCCTCTGAGGTCGTCCCCTCCAAG ccccagctggctcAGTGCGTAAGTGAGGCTGGAACCCCGGGTTCGAAGGACTTTGTGAAACGGATGAGCAAGCGCCCCCTGCTG GACTTCTCCGTGGCCACCTGTAAGAAGATCCGGTGCAGAATCACCTCCCTGGAAATGCACCAGCTGCTGGAGTTCATGATCAAAGGGAACATCAGCTTCCAGTGGGTCTCCCAG ACTCAGCAGCAGAAAGTGAGTCTGGTGAGCGAGGCCCGGATTGAATACGAGGAGCAGAAATACACCCAGAAGGAGGGATTTGTCCAGCGGCAG TTCGGCTTCTTCCAGCGCCAGTACAAGCAGATGATGGAGGATGCTGTGGAGGGCGAGGGGGCTGGCCCGACCCGGAGCGCAACCGCTGGCAACCCCCCTGCTTCTGATGCCCCAAAACAGTAG
- the LOC144267061 gene encoding integrin alpha-X-like isoform X5, giving the protein MGMLGCSLHPNFGLVFKKFVQVKNLRQRSVPLSVTFQFPVELSGVRVWDASEVVPSKPQLAQCVSEAGTPGSKDFVKRMSKRPLLDFSVATCKKIRCRITSLEMHQLLEFMIKGNISFQWVSQTQQQKVSLVSEARIEYEEQKYTQKEGFVQRQFGFFQRQYKQMMEDAVEGEGAGPTRSATAGNPPASDAPKQ; this is encoded by the exons atgGGCATGCTCGGGTGTTCACTCCATCCTAATTTTGGCCTTGTGTTTAAAAAGTTCGTACAG GTCAAGAACCTGCGGCAGCGAAGTGTCCCCCTCTCGGTCACGTTCCAGTTCCCCGTGGAGCTGAGCGGGGTCCGGGTGTGGGACGCCTCTGAGGTCGTCCCCTCCAAG ccccagctggctcAGTGCGTAAGTGAGGCTGGAACCCCGGGTTCGAAGGACTTTGTGAAACGGATGAGCAAGCGCCCCCTGCTG GACTTCTCCGTGGCCACCTGTAAGAAGATCCGGTGCAGAATCACCTCCCTGGAAATGCACCAGCTGCTGGAGTTCATGATCAAAGGGAACATCAGCTTCCAGTGGGTCTCCCAG ACTCAGCAGCAGAAAGTGAGTCTGGTGAGCGAGGCCCGGATTGAATACGAGGAGCAGAAATACACCCAGAAGGAGGGATTTGTCCAGCGGCAG TTCGGCTTCTTCCAGCGCCAGTACAAGCAGATGATGGAGGATGCTGTGGAGGGCGAGGGGGCTGGCCCGACCCGGAGCGCAACCGCTGGCAACCCCCCTGCTTCTGATGCCCCAAAACAGTAG
- the LOC144267061 gene encoding integrin alpha-X-like isoform X3: protein MKLRQDSASVIRIAPVWHGQYCFPEPVRLSIQPAITVPLTPNLILQNGIFIILTSLKDSIKYINLSTEEAGASVPETHQYEVKNLRQRSVPLSVTFQFPVELSGVRVWDASEVVPSKPQLAQCVSEAGTPGSKDFVKRMSKRPLLTQQQKVSLVSEARIEYEEQKYTQKEGFVQRQFGFFQRQYKQMMEDAVEGEGAGPTRSATAGNPPASDAPKQ from the exons ATGAAGCTCAGACAAGACTCAGCTTCTGTGATTCGCATTGCACCAGTATGGCACGGACAATACTGCTTTCCAGAACCGGTCAGGCTGTCGATACAACCAGCCATCACGGTTCCTCTTACTCCCAACTTGATATTGCAGAATGGCATCTTCATCATCCTCACGAG CCTCAAGGACTCAATCAAGTACATCAACTTGTCCACCGAGGAGGCAGGGGCAAGTGTGCCAGAGACACATCAGTATGAG GTCAAGAACCTGCGGCAGCGAAGTGTCCCCCTCTCGGTCACGTTCCAGTTCCCCGTGGAGCTGAGCGGGGTCCGGGTGTGGGACGCCTCTGAGGTCGTCCCCTCCAAG ccccagctggctcAGTGCGTAAGTGAGGCTGGAACCCCGGGTTCGAAGGACTTTGTGAAACGGATGAGCAAGCGCCCCCTGCTG ACTCAGCAGCAGAAAGTGAGTCTGGTGAGCGAGGCCCGGATTGAATACGAGGAGCAGAAATACACCCAGAAGGAGGGATTTGTCCAGCGGCAG TTCGGCTTCTTCCAGCGCCAGTACAAGCAGATGATGGAGGATGCTGTGGAGGGCGAGGGGGCTGGCCCGACCCGGAGCGCAACCGCTGGCAACCCCCCTGCTTCTGATGCCCCAAAACAGTAG
- the LOC144267061 gene encoding integrin alpha-X-like isoform X1 has translation MKLRQDSASVIRIAPVWHGQYCFPEPVRLSIQPAITVPLTPNLILQNGIFIILTSLKDSIKYINLSTEEAGASVPETHQYEVKNLRQRSVPLSVTFQFPVELSGVRVWDASEVVPSKPQLAQCVSEAGTPGSKDFVKRMSKRPLLDFSVATCKKIRCRITSLEMHQLLEFMIKGNISFQWVSQTQQQKVSLVSEARIEYEEQKYTQKEGFVQRQFGFFQRQYKQMMEDAVEGEGAGPTRSATAGNPPASDAPKQ, from the exons ATGAAGCTCAGACAAGACTCAGCTTCTGTGATTCGCATTGCACCAGTATGGCACGGACAATACTGCTTTCCAGAACCGGTCAGGCTGTCGATACAACCAGCCATCACGGTTCCTCTTACTCCCAACTTGATATTGCAGAATGGCATCTTCATCATCCTCACGAG CCTCAAGGACTCAATCAAGTACATCAACTTGTCCACCGAGGAGGCAGGGGCAAGTGTGCCAGAGACACATCAGTATGAG GTCAAGAACCTGCGGCAGCGAAGTGTCCCCCTCTCGGTCACGTTCCAGTTCCCCGTGGAGCTGAGCGGGGTCCGGGTGTGGGACGCCTCTGAGGTCGTCCCCTCCAAG ccccagctggctcAGTGCGTAAGTGAGGCTGGAACCCCGGGTTCGAAGGACTTTGTGAAACGGATGAGCAAGCGCCCCCTGCTG GACTTCTCCGTGGCCACCTGTAAGAAGATCCGGTGCAGAATCACCTCCCTGGAAATGCACCAGCTGCTGGAGTTCATGATCAAAGGGAACATCAGCTTCCAGTGGGTCTCCCAG ACTCAGCAGCAGAAAGTGAGTCTGGTGAGCGAGGCCCGGATTGAATACGAGGAGCAGAAATACACCCAGAAGGAGGGATTTGTCCAGCGGCAG TTCGGCTTCTTCCAGCGCCAGTACAAGCAGATGATGGAGGATGCTGTGGAGGGCGAGGGGGCTGGCCCGACCCGGAGCGCAACCGCTGGCAACCCCCCTGCTTCTGATGCCCCAAAACAGTAG
- the LOC144267061 gene encoding integrin alpha-D-like isoform X2 produces the protein MWSACRENATSGFHLRALNCQWACSGVHSILILALCLKSSYSLKDSIKYINLSTEEAGASVPETHQYEVKNLRQRSVPLSVTFQFPVELSGVRVWDASEVVPSKPQLAQCVSEAGTPGSKDFVKRMSKRPLLDFSVATCKKIRCRITSLEMHQLLEFMIKGNISFQWVSQTQQQKVSLVSEARIEYEEQKYTQKEGFVQRQFGFFQRQYKQMMEDAVEGEGAGPTRSATAGNPPASDAPKQ, from the exons atgtggtcgGCGTGTCGGGAGAAtgccacgtctggtttccaccttagggctctgaactgccaatgGGCATGCTCGGGTGTTCACTCCATCCTAATTTTGGCCTTGTGTTTAAAAAGTTCGTACAG CCTCAAGGACTCAATCAAGTACATCAACTTGTCCACCGAGGAGGCAGGGGCAAGTGTGCCAGAGACACATCAGTATGAG GTCAAGAACCTGCGGCAGCGAAGTGTCCCCCTCTCGGTCACGTTCCAGTTCCCCGTGGAGCTGAGCGGGGTCCGGGTGTGGGACGCCTCTGAGGTCGTCCCCTCCAAG ccccagctggctcAGTGCGTAAGTGAGGCTGGAACCCCGGGTTCGAAGGACTTTGTGAAACGGATGAGCAAGCGCCCCCTGCTG GACTTCTCCGTGGCCACCTGTAAGAAGATCCGGTGCAGAATCACCTCCCTGGAAATGCACCAGCTGCTGGAGTTCATGATCAAAGGGAACATCAGCTTCCAGTGGGTCTCCCAG ACTCAGCAGCAGAAAGTGAGTCTGGTGAGCGAGGCCCGGATTGAATACGAGGAGCAGAAATACACCCAGAAGGAGGGATTTGTCCAGCGGCAG TTCGGCTTCTTCCAGCGCCAGTACAAGCAGATGATGGAGGATGCTGTGGAGGGCGAGGGGGCTGGCCCGACCCGGAGCGCAACCGCTGGCAACCCCCCTGCTTCTGATGCCCCAAAACAGTAG